A portion of the Fusobacterium nucleatum genome contains these proteins:
- a CDS encoding TonB-dependent receptor — protein MKKLLVLLTILSSIIAYAEDTIELNQTTVKGSKTSDYTAPPKEQKNTFVITQERIREKNYKNVEDILRDAPGVVVQNTAFGPRIDMRGSGEKSLSRVKVLVDGVSINPTEETMASLPINAIPVESIKKIEIIPGGGATLYGSGSVGGVVSISTNSNVTKDNFFMDLNYGSYDNRNFGFAGGYNFNKNLYVNYGFSYLNSEDYREHEEKENKIYLLGFDYKINAKNRFRFQTRFSDIKQDSSNQIPVEELKNNRRKAGLNMDIDTKDRSYTFDYEYRPTQNVTLSTSLYKQEQDRDIDTESIDDIKIIASNRRFSHITQEKIFYDVKSEMQAKFEEDKKGLKIKAKFDYNLIGDNASETILGFDYQTSTNKRNSLVQSETLKSYYDSSFGGFGTLGIGDRLPIINKIDMKMTKKSSGIYAFNKWGLTDKVDMTFGGRIEKTQYNGYRENGPNIMPFISPEKKRIETDEKLTNYAGELGFLYKYNDTGRTYVRYERGFVTPFGNQLTDKIHDTELKNKDSGIIVPPAVNAASKYVANNLKSEKTDTFEIGFRDYIFGSSISTSFFLTDTTDEITLISSGVTNPAVNRWKYRNIGKTRRMGIEFEAEQNIGKFRFNQSLTLVNTKVLKSNDEARIEKGDRVPMVPRLKATLGVKYNFTDRLSGYLNYVYLAKQETRELRENTDITKDDVIVKHTIGGHGTLEAGLSYKPDNYSDIKIGAKNILSNKYNLRETSLEALPAPKRNYYLQLNVRF, from the coding sequence ATGAAAAAATTATTAGTCTTGCTTACTATATTATCTTCAATAATAGCTTATGCAGAAGATACTATAGAGCTTAATCAAACAACTGTAAAAGGTTCAAAAACTTCTGATTACACTGCACCACCTAAAGAACAAAAAAATACTTTTGTAATCACTCAAGAAAGGATTAGAGAAAAAAATTATAAAAATGTAGAAGATATATTAAGAGATGCACCAGGGGTTGTAGTACAAAATACAGCTTTTGGTCCAAGAATAGATATGAGAGGTAGTGGAGAAAAATCATTAAGCAGAGTTAAAGTTTTAGTTGATGGAGTAAGTATCAACCCTACTGAAGAGACAATGGCAAGTTTACCAATTAATGCTATTCCTGTGGAATCTATTAAAAAAATTGAAATAATTCCAGGTGGAGGAGCTACTCTTTATGGAAGTGGTTCTGTGGGTGGAGTTGTAAGTATTTCTACAAACTCAAATGTAACTAAAGATAATTTCTTTATGGACTTAAACTATGGTTCTTATGATAATAGAAACTTTGGTTTTGCAGGAGGATATAATTTCAATAAAAATCTATATGTAAACTATGGTTTTAGTTATTTGAATAGTGAAGATTATAGAGAACATGAAGAAAAGGAAAATAAAATTTATTTACTTGGATTTGACTACAAGATAAATGCAAAAAATAGATTTAGATTCCAAACTAGATTTAGTGATATTAAACAAGATTCATCTAACCAAATTCCTGTTGAAGAATTAAAAAATAACAGAAGAAAAGCAGGACTTAATATGGATATAGATACAAAGGATAGAAGCTATACTTTTGATTATGAATATAGACCTACTCAAAATGTAACATTATCAACAAGTTTGTATAAACAAGAACAAGATAGAGATATAGACACAGAAAGTATAGATGATATTAAAATTATTGCTTCAAATAGAAGATTTTCACATATAACACAAGAAAAGATTTTTTATGATGTAAAATCTGAAATGCAAGCAAAATTCGAAGAAGATAAAAAAGGTTTAAAAATAAAAGCAAAATTTGATTACAATTTAATAGGTGATAATGCGAGTGAAACAATACTTGGTTTTGACTATCAAACATCAACAAATAAAAGAAATTCACTTGTACAATCTGAAACTTTAAAATCATACTATGATAGTTCTTTTGGTGGATTTGGTACATTAGGAATAGGTGATAGATTACCAATTATAAATAAAATTGATATGAAAATGACTAAAAAATCTTCTGGAATTTATGCTTTCAATAAATGGGGATTGACTGATAAAGTTGATATGACTTTTGGTGGAAGAATAGAAAAAACACAATATAATGGTTATAGAGAAAATGGACCTAATATCATGCCATTTATAAGCCCTGAAAAGAAAAGAATAGAAACTGATGAAAAATTAACTAACTATGCAGGAGAACTTGGTTTCTTATACAAATATAATGATACTGGAAGAACTTATGTAAGATATGAAAGAGGCTTTGTAACTCCGTTTGGAAACCAACTAACAGACAAGATTCATGATACTGAGTTAAAGAATAAAGATTCTGGAATTATCGTACCTCCTGCTGTTAATGCTGCTTCTAAATATGTTGCCAATAATTTAAAATCTGAAAAGACTGATACTTTTGAAATAGGTTTTAGAGATTATATTTTTGGTTCTTCTATTAGTACATCATTTTTCTTAACAGATACAACTGATGAAATAACTTTGATTAGTTCAGGTGTAACTAACCCAGCTGTAAATAGATGGAAATATAGAAATATAGGAAAAACTAGAAGAATGGGAATTGAATTTGAAGCTGAACAAAATATTGGAAAATTTAGGTTTAACCAATCTTTAACATTAGTTAATACAAAAGTATTGAAATCTAATGATGAAGCAAGAATAGAAAAAGGTGATAGAGTTCCTATGGTTCCAAGATTAAAAGCTACTTTGGGAGTAAAATATAATTTTACAGACAGATTATCAGGTTATTTAAATTATGTTTATTTAGCTAAACAAGAAACAAGAGAACTTAGGGAAAATACTGATATTACAAAAGATGATGTTATTGTAAAACATACTATTGGAGGACATGGAACATTAGAAGCTGGGCTTTCATATAAACCAGATAACTATTCAGACATAAAAATAGGTGCAAAAAATATTTTATCTAATAAATATAATTTAAGAGAAACAAGTTTAGAAGCTTTACCTGCACCAAAAAGAAATTATTACTTGCAACTAAATGTTAGATTCTAA
- a CDS encoding endo alpha-1,4 polygalactosaminidase, with protein sequence MKKYILLLLFSISCFSFSAVNNIYKERMRDFIKELRNNTNKEKIIITQNGSELYFKKGKIDNKFFAITNGTTQESLYYGDELRFNVPTPKGLKNELLELTVPIRKKGKPVFVISYGKGKKKREFLKKEDLKTKFVSELLPSFNADKLYEAIKDYNDEDINSLDEVKNFLCFLNPENFSDIDEYYQALKNTNYDLLLVEVSYKNAFFTKEQIEDLKIKNNGGKRIVVAYLSIGEAENYRFYWNKKWNKKRPDWIIEESENWEGNYIVKYWSPEWKDIIKEYQKKLDEIEVDGYLLDTVDTYRYFEENYKGTVIN encoded by the coding sequence ATTAAAAAATATATTTTATTATTATTGTTTTCTATAAGCTGTTTTTCTTTTTCAGCAGTAAATAATATATATAAAGAAAGAATGAGAGATTTTATTAAAGAATTAAGAAATAATACAAATAAAGAGAAAATTATTATCACTCAAAATGGAAGTGAATTATATTTTAAAAAGGGAAAAATTGATAATAAATTTTTTGCTATAACCAATGGGACAACACAAGAATCTTTATATTATGGAGATGAATTAAGATTTAATGTCCCTACTCCTAAGGGATTAAAAAATGAATTATTAGAATTGACTGTACCTATAAGAAAAAAAGGAAAACCTGTTTTTGTTATAAGTTATGGTAAAGGTAAGAAAAAAAGAGAATTTTTGAAGAAAGAAGATTTAAAAACTAAATTTGTAAGTGAACTTTTACCATCTTTTAATGCTGATAAATTATATGAAGCAATAAAAGATTATAATGATGAAGATATAAATTCTTTAGATGAAGTAAAAAACTTTTTATGCTTCTTAAATCCAGAAAATTTTTCTGATATAGATGAATATTATCAAGCTTTAAAAAATACTAATTACGATTTACTCTTAGTTGAAGTTTCTTATAAAAATGCTTTCTTTACTAAGGAACAAATAGAAGATTTAAAAATTAAGAATAATGGTGGAAAAAGAATTGTTGTTGCTTATTTAAGTATAGGAGAAGCTGAAAATTATAGATTTTATTGGAATAAAAAATGGAATAAAAAGAGACCTGATTGGATAATTGAAGAAAGTGAGAATTGGGAAGGAAATTATATTGTTAAGTATTGGTCTCCTGAATGGAAAGATATTATAAAAGAATATCAAAAAAAATTAGATGAAATAGAGGTAGATGGCTATCTATTAGATACTGTTGATACTTATCGATATTTTGAAGAAAATTATAAAGGAACTGTTATAAATTAA
- a CDS encoding aminotransferase class I/II-fold pyridoxal phosphate-dependent enzyme encodes MSKLDQNKTPLFTVLKDEYVRRNILPFHVPGHKRGKGVDEEFYNFMGEAPFSIDVTIFKMVDGLHHPKSCIKESQELVADAYGVKHSFFAVNGTSGAIQAMIMSVVKAGEKILVPRNVHKSVSAGIILSGSEPVYMNPEIDENLGIALGVKPQTVENMLKQDPDIAAVLIINPTYYGVATDIKKIADIVHSYDIPLIVDEAHGPHLHFHDELPVSAVDAGADICTQSTHKILGAMTQMSLIHVNSDRVNVEKVKQILSLLHTTSPSYPLMASLDCARRQIATQGQELLTRTIELAKYFRREANRIPGIYCFGEELVGKDGFFAFDPTKITISAKELGLKGGELESLLVDDYNIQMELSDYYNTLGLITIGDTEESVNKLLDALRDISRRFFGKGKTLEKNIIKLPETPELVLMPREAFYSEKNKVPFKESVGKISGEMIMAYPPGIPIIIAGERISQDIIDHIEELKEADLHIQGMEDPELETINVIEEEDAIYLYTEKMKNVLIGVQTNLGVNKTGTEFGPDDLIQAYPDTFDEMELISVERQKEDFNDKKLKFKNTVLDTCEKIAKRVNEAVIDGYRPILVGGDHSISLGSVSGVSLEKEIGVLWISAHGDMNTPESTLTGNIHGMPLALLQGLGDRELVNCFYEGAKLDSRNIVIFGAREIEVEERKIIEKTGVKIVYYDDILRKGIDNVLDEVKDYLKIDNLHISIDMNVFDPEIAPGVSVPVRRGMSYDEMFKSLKFAFKNYSVTSADITEFNPLNDINGKTAELVNGIVQYMMNPDY; translated from the coding sequence ATGTCTAAATTAGACCAAAATAAGACACCATTATTTACAGTATTAAAAGATGAATATGTGAGAAGAAATATACTTCCATTTCATGTTCCTGGACATAAAAGAGGAAAAGGAGTTGATGAAGAATTTTATAACTTCATGGGAGAGGCTCCTTTTTCAATAGATGTAACAATTTTTAAAATGGTTGATGGTCTTCATCATCCAAAAAGTTGTATTAAAGAATCTCAAGAATTAGTTGCAGATGCTTATGGGGTTAAACATAGTTTCTTTGCAGTAAATGGAACTTCTGGTGCTATACAAGCAATGATAATGTCAGTTGTAAAAGCAGGGGAAAAAATATTAGTACCAAGAAATGTTCATAAATCAGTTTCAGCAGGAATTATTTTAAGTGGTTCTGAACCTGTGTATATGAATCCTGAAATTGATGAAAATTTAGGAATTGCTTTAGGTGTTAAACCACAAACAGTTGAAAATATGTTAAAACAAGATCCAGACATAGCAGCTGTTCTTATTATAAATCCAACTTATTATGGGGTAGCAACAGATATTAAAAAGATAGCAGACATAGTTCATAGCTATGATATACCTCTTATTGTAGATGAAGCTCATGGACCACATTTACACTTTCATGATGAATTACCAGTTTCAGCTGTTGATGCTGGAGCAGATATCTGTACTCAAAGTACACATAAAATTTTAGGTGCTATGACTCAAATGTCTCTTATTCATGTAAATTCAGATAGAGTTAATGTTGAAAAAGTAAAACAAATTTTAAGTTTACTCCATACAACTTCTCCATCATATCCATTGATGGCATCTCTTGATTGTGCAAGAAGGCAAATAGCTACACAAGGGCAAGAATTGCTTACAAGAACTATTGAGCTTGCTAAATATTTTAGAAGAGAAGCTAATAGAATACCTGGAATTTATTGTTTTGGAGAAGAACTTGTTGGAAAAGATGGTTTCTTTGCTTTTGACCCAACAAAAATTACAATATCTGCAAAAGAACTAGGACTTAAGGGTGGAGAGCTTGAAAGCCTACTTGTAGATGACTACAATATTCAAATGGAATTATCAGACTACTATAACACTTTAGGGCTTATTACAATAGGAGATACAGAAGAAAGTGTAAATAAATTGCTAGATGCTTTAAGAGATATAAGCAGAAGATTTTTTGGAAAAGGAAAAACATTAGAAAAAAATATTATAAAACTTCCTGAAACTCCTGAATTAGTATTAATGCCAAGAGAAGCTTTTTACAGTGAAAAGAATAAAGTTCCATTTAAAGAAAGTGTTGGAAAAATATCTGGTGAAATGATAATGGCATATCCACCTGGTATCCCAATAATTATTGCAGGAGAAAGAATAAGTCAAGATATAATTGATCATATTGAAGAATTAAAAGAAGCTGATTTACATATTCAAGGTATGGAAGACCCAGAACTTGAAACCATAAATGTAATTGAAGAAGAAGACGCTATTTACTTATACACTGAAAAGATGAAAAATGTTCTTATTGGAGTGCAAACAAATCTTGGAGTTAATAAAACAGGAACTGAATTTGGACCAGATGATTTAATTCAAGCTTATCCAGATACTTTTGATGAAATGGAATTAATTTCTGTTGAAAGACAAAAAGAAGACTTCAATGATAAAAAATTAAAATTCAAAAATACAGTTTTAGATACTTGTGAAAAGATAGCTAAGAGAGTTAATGAAGCTGTAATTGATGGATATAGACCAATACTTGTTGGAGGAGACCACTCAATTTCATTAGGAAGTGTATCAGGTGTTTCTCTAGAAAAAGAAATTGGAGTTTTATGGATAAGTGCTCATGGAGATATGAATACCCCTGAAAGTACACTTACAGGAAATATTCATGGAATGCCATTAGCTTTACTTCAAGGTCTAGGAGATAGGGAACTTGTAAATTGTTTCTATGAAGGAGCTAAACTTGACAGCAGAAATATTGTTATCTTTGGTGCAAGAGAAATTGAAGTTGAAGAAAGAAAAATTATTGAAAAAACTGGTGTAAAGATTGTTTATTATGATGATATTCTAAGAAAAGGTATAGATAATGTTTTAGACGAAGTGAAAGATTATCTAAAAATTGATAATTTACATATCAGTATAGATATGAATGTATTTGACCCAGAAATTGCTCCTGGTGTATCTGTACCTGTTAGAAGAGGAATGTCTTATGATGAAATGTTTAAATCATTGAAATTTGCATTTAAAAATTACTCAGTTACATCAGCAGATATTACAGAATTTAATCCATTGAATGATATTAACGGAAAAACTGCTGAACTTGTAAATGGTATAGTACAATATATGATGAACCCAGATTATTAA
- the gmhA gene encoding D-sedoheptulose 7-phosphate isomerase produces the protein MNLISSYKTEFELLRKFIEEEEERKETEKVAQKLANIFTKGKKVLICGNGGSNCDAMHFIEEFTGRFRKERRALPAISISDPSHITCVANDYGFEYIFSKGVEAYGQEGDMFIGISTSGNSPNVIKAVEQAKAQGLVTVGLLGKDGGKLKGMCDYEFIIPGKTSDRVQEIHMMILHIIIEGVERIMFPENYVEE, from the coding sequence ATGAATTTAATATCTTCATATAAAACAGAATTTGAATTATTAAGAAAATTTATAGAAGAAGAAGAAGAAAGAAAAGAAACTGAAAAAGTTGCCCAAAAATTAGCTAATATTTTTACAAAGGGCAAAAAAGTTTTAATTTGTGGAAATGGTGGAAGTAATTGTGATGCTATGCACTTTATTGAAGAATTTACAGGAAGATTCAGAAAAGAAAGAAGAGCATTGCCAGCAATTTCTATATCCGACCCATCTCATATAACTTGTGTTGCTAATGACTATGGTTTTGAATATATTTTTTCTAAGGGGGTTGAAGCCTATGGTCAAGAAGGGGATATGTTTATTGGAATATCAACAAGTGGAAATTCTCCTAATGTTATAAAAGCAGTGGAACAAGCAAAAGCACAAGGGCTTGTAACTGTTGGACTTCTTGGAAAAGATGGTGGAAAACTTAAAGGTATGTGTGATTATGAATTTATAATCCCTGGTAAAACATCAGATAGAGTCCAAGAAATTCATATGATGATACTTCATATAATAATTGAAGGTGTAGAGAGAATAATGTTCCCAGAAAACTATGTTGAAGAATAG
- a CDS encoding LysR family transcriptional regulator, with product MSLGVIILDLHYLEIFYEVAKAKSFTKAAEKLFINQSAVSIQVKKFEDILKVKLFDRSSKKIKLTYIGETLYKMAEDIFEKVKRAEKEISRVIEVDRARIAIGASSIIAEPLLPSLMKDFSSAHEEIEYNVTISNKEHLLKLLKEGELDVIIIDSQHITDSNLEIVSIEKGPYVLISSQAYLNVEDIEKDPIITRNTIPNNNKAIEVIEDRYGINFSTKINVVGNLEVIKGMVREGVGNVILPYYAVYKDIKKGDFKVISKVDEVKDGYELIITKDKKDLSQITKFINIVKNHKIVMESTRH from the coding sequence ATGAGTTTGGGAGTGATTATTTTGGATCTGCACTATTTAGAAATATTTTATGAAGTTGCAAAGGCTAAAAGCTTTACAAAAGCTGCTGAAAAACTTTTTATAAATCAATCAGCTGTTTCTATTCAAGTAAAAAAATTTGAAGATATATTAAAAGTAAAACTATTTGATAGAAGTTCAAAAAAAATTAAGCTTACTTATATAGGTGAAACCCTATATAAAATGGCAGAAGATATTTTTGAGAAAGTAAAAAGAGCAGAAAAGGAAATCTCAAGGGTGATAGAAGTTGACAGAGCAAGAATTGCAATAGGAGCATCTTCCATTATTGCTGAACCTTTACTTCCTAGTCTTATGAAAGATTTTTCTTCAGCACATGAAGAAATAGAATATAATGTAACTATATCAAATAAAGAACATCTTTTAAAACTTTTAAAAGAAGGAGAATTAGATGTAATAATAATTGATAGTCAACATATAACTGATTCTAATTTAGAGATTGTATCAATAGAAAAAGGACCTTATGTTTTAATTAGTTCACAAGCTTATCTTAATGTTGAAGATATAGAAAAGGATCCTATTATTACAAGAAATACAATACCAAACAACAATAAAGCCATTGAAGTAATCGAAGATAGATATGGAATAAACTTCAGTACTAAAATCAATGTGGTTGGTAACTTAGAAGTTATAAAAGGTATGGTAAGGGAAGGTGTTGGAAATGTTATACTTCCTTATTATGCAGTTTATAAAGATATTAAAAAAGGTGATTTCAAAGTTATCAGTAAAGTTGATGAAGTCAAAGATGGTTATGAACTTATAATAACTAAGGATAAAAAAGATTTATCACAAATAACTAAATTTATTAATATAGTTAAAAACCATAAGATTGTTATGGAGTCTACAAGACACTAA
- a CDS encoding APC family permease: protein MENNQKMKFWSIVLLTINSIIGTGIFLSPGAVAKLVGDKAATIYLAAAVFAAVLAVTFAAASKYVVKSGAAYAYSKAAFGDEVGSYVGITRVVSASIAWGVMATGVVKTTLSIFGQDSSNVKNVTIGFITLMFVLLIINLIGTKLLTLISNISTIGKIGALGITIIAGIFILVFSDGANLQGLTLLKDAEGNNLIPEFTTSVFVTALVGAFYAFTGFESVASGSADMEKPEKNLPRAIPLAIAIIAAIYFGIVFVSMYIDPVAMVTSKDPVVLASVFKNQLLQKIIVMGALMSMFGINVAASFHTPRVFEAMAKEKQVPDFFAKRTKSGLPLTSFILTAIIAVVIPLAFNYNMAGIIIISSISRFIQFIVVPVAVIVFFYGKSKEEILNTNKNFIIDVIIPIIALLLTILLLVKFNWAQQFSTKLDDGTVTVNLKAVVSMVIGYLILPIVLRIYMRTKK, encoded by the coding sequence ATGGAAAATAATCAAAAAATGAAATTTTGGTCAATAGTTTTATTAACTATTAATTCTATTATAGGTACTGGTATATTTTTATCACCTGGAGCCGTAGCTAAATTGGTTGGAGATAAAGCAGCAACAATTTACTTGGCAGCAGCAGTATTTGCAGCTGTCTTAGCAGTAACTTTTGCAGCTGCTTCAAAGTATGTTGTTAAATCAGGAGCTGCTTATGCTTATTCAAAAGCTGCCTTTGGAGATGAAGTTGGTTCTTATGTTGGGATAACAAGAGTAGTCTCAGCAAGTATTGCTTGGGGAGTTATGGCAACAGGAGTTGTAAAAACAACTTTATCCATTTTTGGGCAAGACTCATCAAATGTAAAAAATGTAACAATAGGTTTTATAACTTTGATGTTTGTTTTATTAATTATAAATTTAATAGGAACAAAACTTCTTACATTAATTAGTAATATATCAACAATTGGAAAAATAGGAGCCTTAGGGATAACTATAATAGCAGGTATATTCATATTAGTTTTTTCTGACGGGGCTAATTTACAAGGCTTAACTTTATTAAAGGATGCTGAAGGGAATAATCTAATTCCTGAATTTACAACTTCTGTTTTTGTTACAGCACTTGTAGGAGCTTTTTATGCTTTTACTGGTTTTGAAAGTGTGGCAAGTGGTTCTGCTGACATGGAAAAACCTGAAAAAAATCTTCCAAGAGCAATTCCACTAGCTATTGCAATAATTGCTGCTATATATTTTGGAATAGTATTTGTTTCAATGTATATTGATCCTGTGGCAATGGTAACATCAAAAGATCCTGTTGTTTTAGCTTCTGTTTTTAAAAATCAACTATTACAAAAAATAATAGTTATGGGTGCACTTATGTCAATGTTTGGAATAAATGTAGCAGCATCATTCCATACACCAAGAGTTTTTGAAGCTATGGCTAAAGAAAAACAAGTTCCAGATTTTTTTGCTAAAAGAACTAAAAGCGGTTTACCTTTAACTTCTTTTATTTTAACAGCAATTATAGCAGTTGTAATACCATTAGCTTTTAACTATAATATGGCAGGTATAATTATAATTAGTTCAATTTCAAGATTTATACAATTTATAGTAGTACCAGTAGCTGTAATTGTATTTTTCTATGGAAAAAGTAAGGAAGAAATTTTAAATACTAATAAAAATTTTATAATAGATGTTATTATTCCAATAATAGCTTTATTACTTACAATTTTGCTATTAGTAAAATTTAATTGGGCTCAACAATTTTCAACAAAATTAGATGATGGTACAGTAACTGTCAACCTAAAGGCTGTAGTATCTATGGTTATAGGATATTTAATTCTACCTATTGTTTTAAGAATATATATGAGAACAAAAAAATAA
- a CDS encoding gamma-glutamyl-gamma-aminobutyrate hydrolase family protein, producing the protein MERKTIIGISSSVIVDESGSFAGYKRAYVNKDYVDAVVRAGGVPLIIPFTTNKEVIISQAQLIDGLILSGGHDVSPYNYGQEPSQKLGETFPERDTYEMILLEESKKRNIPILGICRGSQLINVAAGGTLYQDLSLIPGNILKHNQVNKPTLKTHIIKIEENSIISSVFGKETMVNSFHHQAIDKVADDFKVVARANDGVVEAIEHKTYKFLVAVQWHPEMLAVECEKARELFAKFVEEAKNK; encoded by the coding sequence ATGGAAAGAAAAACAATTATAGGAATATCTTCAAGTGTAATAGTTGATGAGTCAGGAAGTTTTGCAGGTTATAAAAGAGCTTATGTAAATAAAGATTATGTAGATGCTGTTGTAAGAGCAGGGGGAGTCCCTCTTATAATTCCATTTACTACAAATAAAGAAGTCATCATCAGTCAAGCACAATTAATTGATGGTTTAATATTATCAGGTGGACATGATGTAAGTCCATATAATTATGGACAAGAGCCTAGTCAAAAATTAGGAGAAACTTTCCCAGAAAGAGATACCTATGAAATGATATTATTAGAAGAAAGTAAAAAGAGAAATATTCCTATTTTAGGAATCTGCAGAGGTTCTCAATTAATAAATGTAGCAGCAGGAGGAACTCTATATCAAGATTTATCTTTAATACCCGGAAATATTCTAAAACATAATCAAGTAAATAAACCAACATTGAAAACTCATATAATAAAAATAGAAGAAAATTCTATAATTTCAAGTGTTTTTGGAAAAGAAACTATGGTAAATTCATTTCATCATCAAGCAATAGATAAAGTTGCAGATGATTTTAAAGTTGTTGCAAGAGCTAATGATGGAGTGGTTGAAGCTATTGAACATAAAACATATAAATTTTTAGTTGCTGTACAATGGCATCCAGAAATGTTAGCTGTTGAATGTGAAAAAGCTAGAGAGCTTTTTGCTAAATTTGTAGAAGAAGCTAAAAATAAATAA
- the argS gene encoding arginine--tRNA ligase, which translates to MKITSRELTDIFQKHVENLFPNKELKPVEITVATNENFGDYQCNFAMINSKIIGDNPRKIAEEVKNNFPYGDVIEKLEVAGPGFINIFLSDKYISNSIKKIGEDYDFSFLNRKGKVIIDFSSPNIAKRMHIGHLRSTIIGESISRIYRFLGYDVVADNHIGDWGTQFGKLIVGYRNWLDKKAYKKNAIEELERVYVKFSDEAEKDPSLEDLARAELKKVQDGEEENTKLWKEFITESLKEYNKLYKRLDVHFDTYYGESFYNDMMADVVKELVDKKIAVDDDGAKVVFFDEKDNLFPCIVQKKDGAYLYSTSDIATVKFRKNTYDVNRMIYLTDARQQDHFKQFFKITDMLGWNIEKYHIWFGIIRFADGILSTRKGNVIKLEELLDEAHSRAYDVVNEKNPNLSEGEKQNIAEVVGVSSVKYADLSQNKQSDIIFEWDKMLSFEGNTAPYLLYTYARIQSILRKVAELNIGLNENIEIKTENKIEKSLATYLLAFPISVLKAGETFKPNLIADYLYELSKKLNSFYNNCPILNQDIETLKSRALLIKKTGEVLKEGLELLGIPILNKM; encoded by the coding sequence ATGAAAATTACCAGTAGAGAATTAACAGACATTTTTCAAAAACATGTTGAAAATTTATTTCCAAACAAAGAATTAAAACCAGTTGAAATTACAGTGGCAACAAATGAAAACTTTGGTGATTACCAATGTAATTTTGCTATGATAAACTCAAAAATAATTGGAGATAATCCAAGGAAAATTGCAGAAGAAGTTAAAAATAATTTTCCTTATGGAGATGTAATTGAAAAATTAGAAGTTGCCGGTCCAGGTTTCATAAATATATTTTTATCAGATAAATATATTTCTAACTCTATAAAAAAAATAGGAGAAGATTATGATTTTTCATTTTTAAATAGAAAAGGAAAAGTTATAATAGATTTCTCATCTCCAAATATTGCTAAAAGAATGCATATAGGGCATTTAAGATCAACAATTATAGGTGAATCTATATCTAGAATTTATAGATTTCTAGGTTATGATGTTGTTGCTGATAATCATATTGGAGATTGGGGAACTCAATTTGGAAAACTAATAGTTGGATATAGAAATTGGCTTGATAAAAAAGCTTATAAAAAAAATGCAATAGAAGAATTAGAAAGAGTTTATGTAAAGTTTTCTGATGAAGCTGAAAAAGACCCTTCTCTTGAAGATTTAGCAAGAGCAGAACTTAAAAAAGTTCAAGATGGTGAAGAAGAAAACACAAAACTTTGGAAAGAATTTATTACAGAATCTTTAAAAGAATATAATAAATTATATAAAAGACTTGATGTACATTTTGACACATATTATGGTGAATCTTTCTATAATGATATGATGGCAGATGTAGTAAAAGAATTAGTTGATAAAAAAATTGCAGTTGATGATGATGGAGCAAAGGTAGTATTTTTTGATGAAAAAGATAATTTATTTCCTTGTATAGTCCAAAAGAAAGATGGGGCTTATCTATATTCAACATCTGATATAGCAACTGTAAAATTTAGAAAAAATACTTATGATGTAAATAGAATGATTTATCTTACAGACGCTAGACAACAAGACCATTTTAAACAATTCTTTAAAATAACTGATATGCTTGGTTGGAATATAGAAAAATACCATATTTGGTTTGGTATTATAAGATTTGCAGATGGTATTCTATCAACTCGTAAAGGAAATGTTATTAAACTTGAAGAGTTGTTAGATGAAGCCCATAGCCGTGCTTATGATGTAGTAAATGAAAAAAACCCTAATCTATCAGAAGGAGAAAAACAAAATATTGCTGAAGTGGTTGGTGTAAGTTCAGTTAAATATGCTGACTTATCTCAAAATAAACAAAGTGATATTATATTTGAATGGGATAAAATGTTAAGTTTTGAAGGAAATACTGCACCATATTTATTATATACTTATGCTAGAATACAGTCTATTCTTAGAAAAGTAGCTGAACTAAATATTGGCTTAAATGAAAATATAGAGATAAAAACAGAAAATAAAATTGAAAAGTCTCTGGCAACTTATTTATTAGCTTTCCCAATATCTGTATTAAAAGCTGGTGAAACATTTAAACCTAATTTAATTGCAGATTATTTATATGAATTATCTAAAAAATTAAATAGCTTCTATAATAATTGCCCTATATTAAATCAAGATATAGAAACTTTAAAATCGAGAGCACTACTTATTAAGAAAACAGGAGAAGTTTTAAAAGAAGGTTTAGAACTTTTAGGAATTCCTATTTTAAATAAAATGTAA